The Amycolatopsis mongoliensis genome includes a window with the following:
- a CDS encoding GTP-binding protein: protein MASSSTDGTTGADLVPTPVKIIVAGGFGAGKTTMVGSVSEIPPLTTEEVLTEASAGVDDLSGVERKTTTTVALDFGRITISPRHVLYLFGTPGQARFWFMWDDLARGAIGTIVLVDTRRLETSFAAIDFFERRKIPFVVAVNCFDNAPRYTADEIREALVVPDRVPIVMCDARDRDSSKLALIRLVKHAMTVAPVRV from the coding sequence ATGGCCTCATCAAGTACTGACGGGACGACGGGGGCCGACCTGGTCCCCACGCCGGTCAAGATCATCGTCGCCGGCGGTTTCGGCGCCGGCAAGACCACCATGGTCGGCTCGGTCAGCGAGATCCCGCCGCTGACCACCGAGGAGGTGCTCACCGAAGCGAGCGCCGGGGTCGACGACCTGTCCGGCGTGGAACGCAAGACCACGACGACGGTCGCGCTCGACTTCGGCCGGATCACCATCTCGCCGCGGCACGTGCTGTACCTGTTCGGGACGCCGGGCCAGGCGCGCTTCTGGTTCATGTGGGACGACCTCGCGCGCGGGGCGATCGGGACGATCGTGCTCGTCGACACCCGGCGCCTGGAGACCAGCTTCGCCGCCATCGACTTCTTCGAGCGCCGCAAGATCCCGTTCGTCGTCGCGGTGAACTGCTTCGACAACGCTCCGCGCTACACCGCCGACGAGATCCGCGAGGCCCTCGTCGTCCCGGACCGGGTGCCGATCGTCATGTGTGATGCACGCGACAGGGATTCGAGCAAGCTCGCGCTGATCCGGTTGGTCAAGCACGCGATGACGGTGGCGCCGGTGCGGGTCTGA
- a CDS encoding response regulator transcription factor, which yields MIRLVIVDDEPMVLAHLRTVLTSAGDIEIVGQAQDGAEAVEAAGRFRPDVMLMDLRMPGVDGLTAIERIVKLPDPPALVALTTFDTDSYVLKALRAGASGFLLKSTPPEDLIGLVRVAADGHTVLSKEAARRMVTASAGEHERSQEARERTADLTDRELDMLVCLGEGMSNAAIAAKLHLSEATVKSYVSRMLTKLGCANRTQAGLLAHEAGLAG from the coding sequence GTGATCCGCCTGGTGATCGTCGACGACGAGCCGATGGTGCTCGCGCACCTGCGTACGGTGCTGACCTCGGCCGGGGACATCGAGATCGTCGGGCAGGCACAGGACGGCGCCGAAGCCGTCGAGGCCGCCGGGCGCTTCCGGCCCGACGTCATGCTGATGGACCTGCGGATGCCCGGCGTCGACGGGCTGACCGCGATCGAGCGGATCGTCAAGCTCCCCGACCCGCCCGCCCTCGTCGCCCTCACGACCTTCGACACCGACAGCTACGTCCTCAAGGCGCTGCGGGCCGGGGCGTCGGGCTTCCTGCTCAAGTCGACGCCCCCGGAGGACCTGATCGGGCTCGTGCGGGTCGCCGCCGACGGGCACACCGTGCTGTCGAAGGAAGCCGCCCGCCGGATGGTCACCGCGTCCGCCGGGGAGCACGAACGCTCGCAGGAGGCGCGGGAGCGCACCGCCGACCTCACCGACCGCGAGCTCGACATGCTCGTCTGCCTCGGCGAGGGCATGTCGAACGCCGCCATCGCGGCCAAGCTGCACCTGTCCGAGGCCACGGTGAAGAGCTACGTCTCGCGGATGCTGACCAAGCTGGGCTGCGCCAACCGCACCCAGGCGGGCCTGCTGGCCCACGAAGCGGGTCTCGCGGGCTGA
- a CDS encoding ATP-binding protein, giving the protein MGKAGATCGKGNLPADTTSFVGRKSEVAEVKHLLTRARLVTLTGVGGVGKTRLAVQTAAGLSRAFPDGVWLVELAGLQDPALVAHTVLEALGVHDETGRAPAAVLAEYLRDRRLLVVLDNCEHVLEACATLAHDLLRAAPGLRLLATSRERLALAAEHLWPVSPLPLPEPGRPLPGGGWLRYPALTLFAERAAAVDPAFAVTAENQECVAQVCRLLAGIPLAIELAAVRLRVLTLAELEAGLSDCFRLPGTVKRGGEPRHQTLLAAVDWSFRLCDPAERRLWARTSVFPGGFDLPAAGRVCAGEDVRAGLAGLVEKSVLIREAGRFRLLEPLRQFGREKLAESGEAAAALRSMRDHYLDLAVRSEREWFGPEQAETFRRTRLEHMNLRAALDYCLTTPGELESGLRLASTLWFYWAGCGVFGEGRHWLDRALALSPEPGEERAKALWVNGYVATLQGDTTGAVAMLEECRAYARQVGDDVALAYATHRLGCNLLVGDDVGDAKALFEEAQARYRQLGELNSNVMLAGIELAVASIFLGDLDRAGELCEEACATGVAHGEQWAQAYAIFVQALVALGRGDFDRAAEYGRHCLRVKRKFHDLLGIVLAIEVLAWNEGARGHWEPAATMLGSARPIWQAVGFPMFGSRYFGAPHGKCEAQARKGLGEGPFDAAFRRGQEFGLEEAIAYALGDATPSPVPGPSRSTPLTDREHEVALLIADGRSNQEIADKLVISRRTAEGHVTRILRKLEFDSRSQVAAWAAQVSRR; this is encoded by the coding sequence GTGGGGAAGGCCGGTGCGACGTGCGGGAAGGGGAACCTGCCCGCGGACACGACGAGCTTCGTGGGCCGCAAGTCCGAGGTGGCCGAGGTCAAGCACCTGCTGACGCGGGCCCGGCTGGTCACGCTGACCGGCGTGGGCGGCGTCGGCAAGACGCGGCTGGCCGTGCAGACCGCCGCCGGGCTGTCCCGGGCCTTCCCCGACGGCGTCTGGCTGGTCGAGCTCGCCGGGCTGCAGGACCCGGCGCTCGTCGCGCACACCGTGCTCGAGGCACTGGGCGTCCACGACGAAACCGGCCGGGCGCCGGCGGCCGTCCTGGCCGAGTACCTGCGGGACCGGCGGCTGCTGGTGGTCCTGGACAACTGCGAGCACGTTCTCGAAGCCTGCGCCACGCTCGCGCACGACCTGCTGCGGGCCGCGCCCGGGCTGCGGCTGCTCGCGACCAGCCGGGAGCGGCTCGCGCTGGCCGCCGAGCACCTCTGGCCGGTGTCCCCGCTGCCCCTGCCCGAACCCGGCCGTCCGCTGCCGGGCGGAGGCTGGCTGCGCTACCCGGCGCTGACGTTGTTCGCCGAACGCGCGGCCGCCGTCGACCCGGCGTTCGCCGTCACCGCGGAGAACCAGGAGTGCGTGGCGCAGGTGTGCCGGCTGCTGGCCGGCATCCCGCTGGCGATCGAGCTGGCGGCCGTCCGGCTGCGGGTGCTGACGCTGGCGGAGCTGGAGGCCGGGCTGAGCGACTGTTTCCGGCTGCCCGGGACGGTGAAGCGCGGCGGCGAGCCCCGGCACCAGACGCTGCTGGCCGCCGTCGACTGGAGCTTCCGGCTGTGCGACCCGGCCGAACGGCGCCTGTGGGCCCGGACCTCGGTGTTCCCCGGCGGCTTCGACCTGCCGGCGGCCGGGCGCGTCTGCGCCGGCGAGGACGTCCGAGCCGGGCTCGCCGGGCTGGTGGAGAAGTCGGTGCTGATCCGTGAAGCCGGGCGGTTCCGGTTGCTGGAACCGCTGCGGCAGTTCGGCCGGGAGAAGCTGGCCGAGTCCGGGGAAGCGGCCGCGGCCCTGCGGTCCATGCGGGACCACTACCTCGACCTGGCGGTGCGCAGCGAACGGGAGTGGTTCGGCCCGGAGCAGGCGGAGACCTTCCGCCGGACCCGCCTGGAGCACATGAACCTGCGGGCCGCGCTGGACTACTGCCTGACGACACCCGGTGAGCTCGAGTCCGGCCTCCGGCTGGCCTCGACCCTCTGGTTCTACTGGGCGGGCTGCGGGGTGTTCGGCGAAGGCCGCCACTGGCTCGACCGCGCGCTCGCGCTTTCCCCCGAACCGGGCGAGGAACGCGCGAAGGCGTTGTGGGTCAACGGGTACGTCGCGACGTTGCAGGGGGACACCACCGGTGCGGTCGCGATGCTGGAGGAGTGCCGCGCGTACGCCCGGCAGGTCGGCGACGACGTGGCGCTGGCGTACGCGACGCACCGCCTCGGCTGCAACCTGCTGGTCGGCGACGACGTCGGCGACGCGAAGGCGCTCTTCGAGGAAGCGCAGGCCCGCTACCGGCAGCTCGGCGAGCTCAACAGCAACGTGATGCTGGCCGGCATCGAGCTGGCGGTCGCGTCGATCTTCCTGGGCGACCTCGACCGCGCGGGCGAGCTGTGCGAAGAGGCGTGCGCGACCGGCGTCGCCCACGGCGAGCAGTGGGCGCAGGCCTACGCGATCTTCGTCCAGGCCCTGGTCGCCCTGGGCCGCGGGGACTTCGACCGGGCGGCCGAGTACGGACGGCACTGCCTGCGCGTCAAGCGGAAGTTCCACGACCTGCTGGGCATCGTGCTGGCGATCGAGGTGCTGGCCTGGAACGAAGGGGCCCGCGGCCACTGGGAACCGGCGGCGACGATGCTCGGGTCCGCCCGGCCGATCTGGCAGGCGGTCGGGTTCCCGATGTTCGGCTCGAGGTATTTCGGCGCCCCGCACGGGAAGTGCGAGGCGCAGGCCCGCAAGGGGCTGGGGGAGGGCCCGTTCGACGCGGCCTTCCGCCGCGGTCAGGAGTTCGGGCTGGAGGAGGCGATCGCCTACGCCCTGGGGGACGCGACACCGTCGCCGGTCCCCGGCCCGTCGCGGTCGACACCGCTGACGGACCGGGAGCACGAGGTGGCGCTCCTGATCGCGGACGGCCGGTCCAACCAGGAGATCGCGGACAAGCTGGTCATCTCCCGCCGGACGGCGGAGGGGCACGTGACCCGGATCCTGCGGAAGCTGGAGTTCGATTCGCGCAGCCAGGTGGCCGCCTGGGCGGCCCAGGTCTCGCGGCGCTAG
- a CDS encoding DUF742 domain-containing protein: MSADDGWYDEAAGPLVRPYTITSGRTPSDAARLDLSTQVMTLRTEQEPVGLGPEHVAIVQLCRHPVSIAEIAVYVKIPLGVVRVLVGDLIERGLVITRSPTHHPAQSPDLETLQAVLDGLIKY, encoded by the coding sequence ATGAGCGCCGACGACGGCTGGTACGACGAAGCCGCCGGGCCGCTCGTCCGGCCCTACACGATCACCAGCGGCCGGACGCCGTCCGACGCGGCCCGGCTCGACCTGTCGACGCAGGTGATGACCCTGCGCACCGAGCAGGAGCCGGTCGGGCTGGGCCCGGAGCACGTCGCGATCGTGCAGCTGTGCCGCCACCCGGTCTCGATCGCCGAGATCGCCGTCTACGTGAAGATCCCGCTGGGGGTCGTGCGCGTGCTCGTCGGCGACCTGATCGAACGCGGCCTCGTGATCACGCGCTCGCCCACCCACCACCCGGCGCAGTCGCCGGACCTCGAAACTCTCCAGGCGGTTCTCGATGGCCTCATCAAGTACTGA
- a CDS encoding RNA polymerase sigma-70 factor gives MGDHATEAFVAHRNLLFTVAYEMLGSAADAEDVLQETWLRWADIDLGQVRDRRAYLVRITTRLSLNRLRTVKRRREAYVGPWLPEPLLTAPDVAENVELAESVSMALMLVLETLAPTERAVFVLREVFDFGYDEIAAAVGKTPAAVRQIAHRARRHVDARRPRETVSARETRAVLESFQRALETRDLQGLLDVLAPDVVLVSDGGGVKQAALRPIASAGKVVRFMTGGIGRIEAKLTSAPTVVNGNPGLVLHLDGELDGVMAVRVEGGRITGLYYVRNPEKLTRVESETPLTLR, from the coding sequence ATGGGCGACCACGCGACCGAAGCCTTCGTCGCCCACCGCAACCTGCTCTTCACCGTCGCCTACGAGATGCTCGGCTCGGCGGCCGACGCGGAGGACGTCCTGCAGGAGACCTGGCTGCGCTGGGCCGACATCGACCTCGGGCAGGTGCGCGACCGGCGCGCTTACCTGGTCCGCATCACGACGCGGCTGTCGCTCAACCGGCTGCGGACGGTGAAGCGCCGCAGGGAGGCCTACGTCGGGCCCTGGCTGCCCGAGCCGCTGCTCACCGCGCCGGACGTCGCCGAGAACGTCGAGCTCGCCGAGAGCGTGTCGATGGCGCTCATGCTCGTCCTCGAGACCCTGGCACCGACCGAGCGCGCCGTCTTCGTGCTGCGGGAGGTCTTCGACTTCGGCTACGACGAGATCGCCGCCGCCGTCGGCAAGACCCCCGCGGCGGTGCGCCAGATCGCGCACCGCGCCCGCCGGCACGTCGACGCCCGCCGCCCGCGCGAGACGGTCTCCGCCCGCGAGACCCGGGCGGTGCTGGAATCGTTCCAGCGCGCGCTGGAAACCCGGGACCTGCAGGGCCTGCTCGACGTGCTCGCCCCGGACGTCGTCCTGGTCAGCGACGGCGGCGGCGTCAAGCAGGCGGCCCTGCGGCCGATCGCGAGCGCCGGCAAGGTGGTCCGGTTCATGACCGGCGGCATCGGCCGGATCGAAGCGAAGCTCACCAGTGCCCCCACGGTCGTCAACGGCAACCCGGGGCTCGTCCTGCACCTCGACGGCGAGCTCGACGGCGTCATGGCCGTCCGCGTCGAGGGCGGCCGCATCACCGGCCTCTACTACGTGCGCAACCCGGAGAAGCTCACCCGCGTCGAGTCGGAGACCCCGCTGACCCTGCGGTGA
- a CDS encoding LLM class flavin-dependent oxidoreductase: protein MSERGKRLDDLLDLLETWWAEDTVAHEGVGYAIAESHVALKPVRKPPVHLAGFGEKSLRRVAERADGWLPVWSVPEQFPADVLTSTLAKIRADAERAGRDPKAVGAALRVNAAPGTEPEIIAESVTKIVAALEPDHTFVDLTYLTSSVDEHLDLTGKLLELVARG from the coding sequence ATGAGCGAGCGCGGCAAGCGGCTGGACGACCTGCTCGACCTGCTCGAGACCTGGTGGGCCGAGGACACCGTGGCGCACGAGGGCGTCGGCTACGCCATCGCCGAGTCCCACGTCGCCCTCAAGCCGGTGCGCAAGCCGCCGGTGCACCTGGCCGGGTTCGGCGAGAAGTCGCTGCGCCGCGTCGCCGAGCGGGCCGACGGCTGGCTGCCCGTCTGGTCGGTCCCCGAGCAGTTCCCCGCGGACGTGCTCACCTCCACCCTGGCCAAGATCCGGGCCGACGCCGAACGCGCCGGGCGGGACCCGAAGGCCGTCGGCGCTGCCCTGCGCGTGAACGCCGCCCCGGGCACGGAACCGGAGATCATCGCCGAGTCGGTGACGAAGATCGTCGCGGCGCTCGAGCCGGACCACACCTTCGTCGACCTGACCTACCTGACGAGCAGCGTGGACGAGCACCTCGACCTCACCGGCAAGCTGCTGGAGCTGGTCGCCCGGGGCTGA
- a CDS encoding sensor histidine kinase: MQNKDAQDESDKPYDKSIRKRLTRTVLIPSVTLLVLWIAVSSYFLFNGVYVRLVAASVREVSIPAATALAEFQKERQTALQYLDDPALGPGRLQVQQKATDEKLGALQDAFAATISNAPDEIAAKVNALKSQFDQLPVLRSQISFRSIDRAQVNRYYNGVMDTASNLFDTQARVVPDAEAATGGVTATSVFRAGDAMSRETSLVSTAFSAGTFAPDDFAQFAQLSGTYRTQLAQIEPFLDPAVRVKYQALAKSTAWQQLATAEVAIVKHGPWSPSEQNSVPVSETDWQNATSQVAQSLNDLAITQADKVSAAAIDSGDAQLRNVIIGSILALLASLAAIIVAVRVSRSLVDRALMTRLARLRNDSLDLARNRLPDIVARLKNGEPVDLKEELPQLDHGRDEIGQVAEAFNTAQLTAVNAAASEAKARSGVHNVFLGIAHRNQVLVHQQLQILDEMEAREDNSTQLASLFQLDHLAARARRTTENLIILGGKQPGRRWRKPVALMEVLRAAVSETEQYARVQVEQVPDVAIVGAAVADTIHLVAELVDNATSFSPPGSPVEVTSRAVARGIVVDVSDQGLGMKDGVREWANAMMAEAPEFDAMALRADSSLGLFVVARLAAKLGMTVTFDPSRYGGLRATVLIPSQHLAGQQENPSGEPGSSPAETTAVLAPVGAPAPQAAESSLGSMDTPSSFTGQIPMKRDAKPRPYPARALTPPDPLPAVPAAPAAPVAPAAAAEPAPGDGPAGQSSPADDRPRLPRREPQQNLVAQLETEPDDSDDVVAPGEGTARTLAAFHKGTRRGRGGPDDA, translated from the coding sequence GTGCAGAACAAAGACGCTCAGGACGAGTCGGACAAGCCGTACGACAAGTCGATCCGCAAAAGGCTGACCAGGACCGTTCTCATTCCCAGCGTCACCCTGCTGGTGCTGTGGATCGCGGTCTCCTCCTACTTCCTCTTCAACGGCGTTTACGTCCGGCTGGTCGCGGCGTCCGTGCGCGAGGTGTCCATCCCCGCCGCCACCGCGCTCGCCGAGTTCCAGAAGGAGCGCCAGACCGCCCTGCAGTACCTCGACGACCCGGCGCTCGGCCCGGGACGGCTCCAGGTGCAGCAGAAGGCGACCGACGAGAAGCTCGGCGCGCTCCAGGACGCGTTCGCCGCGACGATCTCCAACGCGCCGGACGAGATCGCGGCCAAGGTCAACGCGCTGAAGTCCCAGTTCGACCAGCTGCCCGTGCTGCGCTCGCAGATCAGCTTCCGCAGCATCGACCGCGCGCAGGTCAACCGCTACTACAACGGCGTGATGGACACGGCGTCGAACCTCTTCGACACCCAGGCCCGCGTCGTGCCCGACGCCGAAGCCGCGACCGGCGGCGTCACGGCGACCTCGGTCTTCCGCGCCGGTGACGCCATGTCGCGCGAGACGTCGCTCGTGTCGACGGCCTTCTCGGCCGGCACCTTCGCACCCGACGACTTCGCCCAGTTCGCGCAGCTGTCCGGGACCTACCGGACGCAGCTGGCGCAGATCGAGCCCTTCCTCGATCCAGCCGTCCGCGTCAAGTACCAGGCACTGGCCAAGAGCACCGCCTGGCAGCAGCTGGCCACCGCCGAGGTGGCGATCGTCAAGCACGGCCCGTGGTCGCCCAGCGAACAGAACTCCGTGCCGGTGTCCGAAACGGACTGGCAGAACGCGACGAGCCAGGTCGCCCAGTCCCTCAACGACCTCGCCATCACCCAGGCGGACAAGGTTTCCGCGGCCGCGATCGACTCCGGTGACGCCCAGCTGCGCAACGTGATCATCGGCAGCATCCTGGCGCTGCTCGCGTCGCTGGCGGCGATCATCGTCGCGGTGCGGGTGTCCCGCTCGCTCGTCGACCGCGCCCTGATGACGCGCCTGGCGCGGCTGCGCAACGACTCGCTCGACCTCGCCCGCAACCGGCTGCCGGACATCGTGGCGCGGCTGAAGAACGGCGAACCCGTCGACCTGAAGGAAGAGCTTCCGCAGCTCGACCACGGCCGCGACGAGATCGGCCAGGTGGCCGAGGCCTTCAACACCGCCCAGCTGACCGCCGTCAACGCCGCGGCGAGCGAGGCGAAAGCACGCAGCGGCGTGCACAACGTGTTCCTCGGCATCGCGCACCGCAACCAGGTCCTGGTCCACCAGCAGCTGCAGATCCTCGACGAGATGGAAGCCCGCGAGGACAACTCGACGCAGCTGGCGTCGCTGTTCCAGCTCGACCACCTCGCCGCCCGGGCGCGCCGCACCACCGAGAACCTGATCATCCTCGGCGGCAAGCAGCCGGGCCGCCGCTGGCGCAAGCCGGTGGCGCTGATGGAGGTCCTGCGCGCGGCCGTCTCGGAAACCGAGCAGTACGCGCGGGTCCAGGTCGAGCAGGTGCCCGACGTCGCGATCGTCGGCGCCGCGGTGGCCGACACGATCCACCTCGTCGCCGAGCTGGTCGACAACGCGACGTCGTTCTCACCGCCCGGGTCCCCGGTCGAGGTCACCAGCCGCGCGGTCGCGCGCGGGATCGTCGTCGACGTGTCGGACCAGGGGCTCGGCATGAAGGACGGCGTCCGCGAGTGGGCGAACGCCATGATGGCCGAGGCGCCCGAGTTCGACGCGATGGCCCTGCGGGCCGACTCCAGCCTCGGCCTGTTCGTGGTCGCGCGCCTGGCGGCGAAGCTCGGTATGACCGTCACCTTCGACCCGTCCCGCTACGGCGGCCTCCGGGCCACCGTGCTGATCCCGTCCCAGCACCTGGCCGGCCAGCAGGAGAACCCCTCCGGCGAGCCCGGTTCCTCGCCGGCGGAGACCACCGCGGTCCTCGCCCCGGTGGGCGCACCCGCGCCGCAGGCAGCAGAAAGCTCACTCGGTTCCATGGACACGCCCAGCTCGTTCACCGGCCAGATCCCGATGAAGCGAGACGCCAAGCCGAGGCCGTACCCGGCACGCGCGCTCACCCCGCCCGACCCGCTGCCCGCCGTCCCGGCCGCGCCGGCCGCGCCGGTCGCCCCGGCGGCGGCCGCGGAGCCGGCACCCGGCGACGGACCGGCCGGGCAGTCTTCGCCGGCCGACGACCGGCCCCGGCTGCCCCGGCGCGAACCCCAGCAGAACCTCGTCGCCCAGCTCGAAACCGAACCCGACGACAGCGACGACGTCGTCGCGCCCGGAGAGGGGACCGCGCGCACGCTCGCGGCGTTCCACAAGGGCACGCGCCGGGGGCGGGGCGGGCCGGACGATGCATAG
- a CDS encoding tetratricopeptide repeat protein, which translates to MVLPGVDAMTDAEFSLRQVLPERAGMPEVEQLETQTRALRAVDYSSGGGMCRDAVLVRIHRAHELLGAAAAEPVRSRLFSAVADLHNLAAWTSFDSGHAGAAHHHLDLALTLAAHGGNDELAANIRYRRGRIHLHHGAADDALAQFQHGRLAARRSGSSLAASILSANQAWVYAGKGDEQLALELLGRAAEEFEAAGPAEPPDWARFFTETDVAAMTGTVRTELALRGRPRHARTAIAALTDAVGHYGPNMARSRSFCLAMLAHAHLLDGELERGAEIGTEAVDAAETLKSVRTKDRLRPLKLAAQQRRDHPAVRALAEHITAFALSSAHV; encoded by the coding sequence ATGGTGCTGCCGGGAGTCGACGCCATGACCGATGCCGAGTTCAGCCTCCGCCAGGTTCTCCCCGAGCGCGCCGGGATGCCCGAGGTCGAACAGCTGGAGACACAGACGCGGGCGCTGCGTGCGGTGGACTACTCGAGCGGCGGCGGGATGTGCCGCGACGCCGTCCTCGTCCGGATCCACCGCGCGCACGAGCTGCTCGGCGCGGCCGCGGCGGAGCCGGTGCGGTCGAGGCTGTTCTCCGCGGTGGCCGACCTGCACAACCTGGCCGCGTGGACGAGCTTCGACAGCGGGCACGCCGGCGCCGCGCACCACCACCTCGACCTGGCGCTCACGCTGGCCGCGCACGGCGGCAACGACGAGCTCGCGGCCAACATCCGCTACCGGCGCGGGCGGATCCACCTGCACCACGGCGCGGCGGACGACGCGCTGGCCCAGTTCCAGCACGGCCGGCTGGCCGCGCGGCGCTCCGGCTCTTCGCTGGCGGCGAGCATCCTCAGCGCCAACCAGGCATGGGTCTACGCCGGGAAGGGCGACGAGCAGCTCGCGCTCGAACTCCTCGGCCGGGCCGCCGAGGAGTTCGAGGCCGCCGGGCCGGCCGAGCCGCCGGACTGGGCGCGGTTCTTCACCGAGACCGACGTCGCGGCGATGACCGGCACCGTGCGCACCGAGCTCGCCCTGCGCGGCCGGCCCCGCCACGCCCGCACGGCGATCGCGGCGCTGACCGACGCGGTCGGCCACTACGGCCCGAACATGGCGCGCAGCCGGTCGTTCTGCCTCGCCATGCTGGCCCACGCCCATCTGCTCGACGGCGAGCTCGAGCGCGGCGCGGAGATCGGCACCGAAGCGGTCGACGCGGCCGAGACGCTCAAGTCCGTCCGCACCAAGGACCGCTTGCGGCCGCTCAAGCTGGCGGCGCAGCAGCGGCGCGACCACCCGGCGGTCCGCGCCCTGGCCGAGCACATCACCGCGTTCGCCCTGAGCTCCGCGCACGTCTGA
- a CDS encoding DoxX family protein: protein MNIALWIAAGLLAVVALTGGVSKAFVPKAKLAATPGGEWTGERSTGFVKTLGVLELLAAAGLVLPAALGIAPVLVPVTAACWVLLMVGAMITHLRHGEAKFVALNLTYLALAVFLAWGRFGTASA from the coding sequence ATGAACATCGCACTCTGGATCGCCGCCGGGCTGCTCGCCGTCGTCGCGCTGACCGGGGGTGTCAGCAAGGCGTTCGTGCCCAAGGCGAAGCTCGCCGCCACCCCCGGCGGGGAATGGACCGGGGAACGCAGCACCGGCTTCGTCAAGACGCTGGGCGTCCTCGAGCTGCTGGCCGCGGCCGGTCTCGTCCTGCCCGCGGCCCTCGGGATCGCCCCCGTCCTGGTCCCGGTGACCGCCGCCTGCTGGGTCCTGCTCATGGTCGGTGCCATGATCACCCACCTGCGCCACGGCGAGGCGAAGTTCGTGGCGCTGAACTTGACCTACCTCGCCCTGGCGGTTTTCCTCGCCTGGGGTCGCTTCGGCACCGCGTCCGCGTGA
- a CDS encoding roadblock/LC7 domain-containing protein yields MNEYGNPKPDLNWLLDDVVNRVVGAQNAIVLSADGLLIGKSAGMSKDDSDQLSAIASSLQSLAKGVSKQFNRGPVLQNMIEMERGYLFVSAAGQGACLAVLAADSVDVEMIAYEMSRLVKRVGDYMASAPREAAHVLREAT; encoded by the coding sequence ATGAACGAGTACGGGAACCCCAAACCCGATCTCAACTGGCTGCTCGACGACGTCGTGAACCGCGTGGTCGGCGCGCAGAACGCCATCGTGCTGTCCGCCGACGGTCTGCTGATCGGCAAGTCGGCCGGCATGAGCAAGGACGACTCCGACCAGCTGTCGGCCATCGCCTCCAGCTTGCAGAGCCTGGCCAAGGGGGTGAGCAAGCAGTTCAACCGCGGCCCGGTGTTGCAGAACATGATCGAGATGGAGCGCGGCTACCTGTTCGTCTCGGCGGCCGGGCAGGGCGCGTGCCTCGCCGTGCTGGCGGCGGACAGCGTCGACGTCGAGATGATCGCCTACGAAATGAGCCGGCTGGTCAAGCGGGTCGGGGACTACATGGCGTCCGCGCCCCGCGAAGCGGCGCACGTCCTCCGGGAGGCCACATGA